The nucleotide sequence GCCCCGCCCGCCGGCTCCGTAGCATCCGCGCCCATGGAGAAGCTGGTGTACGCGCTGTGGCCCCGCCCGGACGAGCCCTCAGCAGGCTGGGCGGAGCGGCTGCGCGGCGAGGTGGCCGAGCAGCTCACCGCCGCCGGCGCCCGGGGCGTGCAGGTGAACGTCTCCGACGACGCGGTGGCCACGGCGATGCTGCGGATCACCACCTTCGATGTTCCCATCAGCGCCGTGGTCAGCGTGTGGGTGGACACCGTGGCCGGCCCGGTCCGGCCCGCCCTGGAGCAGCTGCTGGCCGAGGTCAGCGGACGCATCGCCGGCTACCTGGTCACCGAGTCGGTGCCGATGGCTCCGCAGTGGGAGCCGGGTGCGCGCGGCTACGGCTTCACCAACGTCGCCTTCCTGCGCCGCCCGGCCGAGCTGGACCCGGCGACCTGGCTGGACCGCTGGCAGAACCACCACACCACGGTGGCCATCGAGACCCAGGAGACCCACGGCTACGTGCAGAACGTGGTGGTGCGCGCGCTCACTCCCGACGCCCCGGTGGTGGACGGCATCGTGGAGGAGGTCTTCCGCCCCGAGGCGCTGCAGGACGTGCACGCCTTCTACGGCTCGGGCGGCGACG is from Rhodococcus sp. X156 and encodes:
- a CDS encoding EthD domain-containing protein — its product is MEKLVYALWPRPDEPSAGWAERLRGEVAEQLTAAGARGVQVNVSDDAVATAMLRITTFDVPISAVVSVWVDTVAGPVRPALEQLLAEVSGRIAGYLVTESVPMAPQWEPGARGYGFTNVAFLRRPAELDPATWLDRWQNHHTTVAIETQETHGYVQNVVVRALTPDAPVVDGIVEEVFRPEALQDVHAFYGSGGDDAELARRLQAMAASVDTFGAAQGIDVVPTSRYVLTSPTPCPTLS